A genomic region of Venturia canescens isolate UGA chromosome 9, ASM1945775v1, whole genome shotgun sequence contains the following coding sequences:
- the LOC122415947 gene encoding uncharacterized protein, whose translation MEKRNCAAILLLVFGVIGVYSYPQNSNKAVNGAVPDVSGLDPHAEVESINYLLLDDENPSSRMAYQVDGRPKRSPGGPKKNNDKWSQFLQQLRNANLQPIVLPNPTPQEMERNRLMAQFNNIVHEIMRQRQISYDDAVLRARNENLHLYNQILQAHGMLQF comes from the exons ATGGAGAAACGAAATTGTGCTGCGATCTTGCTCCTTGTTTTCGGAGTCATCGGGGTTTATTCGTACCCTCAAAATTCTAATAAG GCAGTAAATGGTGCAGTGCCGGACGTATCGGGTCTCGATCCACACGCAGAAGTAGAG AGTATCAATTATTTACTTTTGGACGATGAAAACCCATCATCGAGAATGGCTTACCAAGTAGATGGAAGACCGAAAAGAAGTCCTGggggaccgaaaaaaaataacgataaatgGTCGCAATTTCTGCAGCAACTGAGAAATGCCAACTTGCAGCCAATCGTATTACCAAATCCAACGCCACAAGAAATGGAACGAAATCGTTTAATGGCACAATTCAATAATATAGTCCACGAAATCATGAGGCAGCGCCAAATCTCCTACGACGACGCGGTTTTGCGCGCAAGAAACGAAAATCTTCATTTATACAACCAAATACTGCAAGCACATGGAATGCTTCAATTTTAA
- the LOC122416579 gene encoding uncharacterized protein: MKGRNYAAILLLVIGILEVYSHPQTFNAQDAEELARSLQTVGGDELTDEAYFYDLSDRESYSSADKHADREDGRSKRSPGASKKTPEKLQELRQELNRTNAAPVVARRTNSQRREDRDVVTRRYNAAVADLMQREHMTRAAAVQYLLQHNMQLVNDYLIAQGM, translated from the exons ATGAAGGGCCGTAATTACGCCGCGATTCTGCTCCTCGTTATTGGGATCCTCGAGGTTTATTCGCACCCTCAAACTTTCAAC GCACAAGATGCTGAAGAGTTAGCTCGATCACTTCAAACCGTGGGCGGTGATGAG CTGACCGACGAAGCTTATTTCTACGATTTGAGTGACCGCGAGTCGTATTCATCAGCAGATAAACATGCCGACCGCGAGGACGGAAGAAGTAAAAGGTCTCCAGGGGCCTCGAAAAAGACTCCTGAAAAGTTGCAGGAACTGCGGCAGGAATTAAATCGCACGAACGCTGCACCTGTGGTAGCAAGGCGAACTAATAGTCAACGCCGAGAGGACCGCGATGTCGTAACGAGACGGTACAACGCTGCGGTGGCCGATTTGATGCAGCGAGAGCACATGACCCGAGCTGCAGCGGTTCAATATCTTCTACAACACAATATGCAGCTGGTTAACGATTACCTCATAGCACAGGgaatgtaa